From Humisphaera borealis, the proteins below share one genomic window:
- a CDS encoding PQQ-binding-like beta-propeller repeat protein encodes MSRTTPALAITLFLCLPITLRSDEWGQWLGPKRDGIWRETGLFDAIPADGLKVRWRAPVSLGYGGPAVKDGKVFVMDRVLKEGAKNPANPFDRDKGIPGTERVLCFDAKTGKQLWAFEYDCPYTVSYAGGPRCTPAVDGDRDYDADRVYAHGTEGHLHCLDAQTGKKIWGRKMTENETPVWGYAAHPLVLWNMVIVATNDPKGILVAMDKMTGKVIWQAIPAKECGYSPPVMFDVAGKRQLIQWYPAGVTSLDPETGKVYWTIPQEPMKYGVTIVTPQLLRDSKLGDLLFVSSQYGGALMLKLDKSGNGDPTASVLWKRVGKSDRTSDAIQTLMATPVLRDGHVYGIDAKGQLRGLTAATGDRLWETFETTTYDAGMQSWATAFMTPLGETGPRTLFATEHGDLIVGDLTPAGFKLISKSHLLDPTNTDARRPVLWSQPAYANRSIYWRNDKELVSWSFAKE; translated from the coding sequence ATGTCCCGCACTACTCCCGCACTCGCGATCACCCTCTTCCTGTGCCTCCCCATCACCCTTCGATCCGACGAGTGGGGACAATGGCTGGGCCCAAAGCGCGACGGTATCTGGCGCGAAACGGGTCTGTTCGACGCCATCCCCGCGGACGGGCTGAAGGTCCGCTGGCGTGCCCCCGTCTCGCTCGGATATGGAGGCCCCGCGGTCAAGGACGGGAAAGTTTTTGTGATGGACCGTGTCCTCAAGGAAGGCGCGAAGAACCCCGCCAATCCATTCGATCGCGACAAGGGCATACCGGGCACCGAACGGGTGCTCTGCTTTGACGCGAAGACCGGCAAACAGCTCTGGGCTTTCGAGTACGACTGCCCCTATACCGTCAGCTATGCCGGCGGCCCGCGATGCACGCCGGCCGTGGACGGCGACCGCGATTACGACGCCGATCGCGTCTACGCCCATGGCACGGAAGGGCACCTGCACTGCCTGGACGCGCAAACCGGGAAGAAAATCTGGGGACGGAAGATGACCGAGAACGAGACGCCGGTCTGGGGATACGCGGCACACCCGCTGGTTCTCTGGAACATGGTGATTGTCGCCACCAATGATCCCAAGGGCATTCTCGTCGCGATGGACAAGATGACCGGCAAGGTCATCTGGCAGGCGATTCCCGCCAAGGAATGTGGCTACAGCCCGCCGGTCATGTTCGATGTCGCCGGCAAGCGGCAACTCATCCAATGGTACCCGGCCGGGGTCACCTCACTCGACCCGGAGACGGGCAAGGTCTACTGGACGATCCCGCAGGAACCCATGAAGTACGGCGTTACGATCGTCACCCCTCAGCTCCTTCGTGATTCCAAGCTCGGCGACCTATTGTTCGTATCTTCACAGTACGGCGGGGCGCTCATGCTCAAGCTGGACAAGAGCGGCAACGGCGATCCGACCGCCAGCGTCCTGTGGAAGCGAGTCGGCAAGTCCGACCGGACCAGCGATGCGATCCAAACGCTGATGGCTACGCCCGTCCTCCGCGACGGGCATGTCTACGGCATCGACGCCAAGGGACAGCTGCGCGGGCTCACCGCCGCCACCGGCGATCGACTGTGGGAAACCTTTGAGACCACTACCTACGACGCCGGCATGCAGAGCTGGGCCACTGCGTTTATGACGCCCCTGGGAGAAACCGGTCCCCGAACCCTATTCGCGACCGAGCACGGCGACCTGATCGTCGGCGACCTGACGCCCGCCGGTTTCAAGCTGATCTCGAAATCCCACCTGCTCGACCCGACCAACACCGACGCCCGCCGCCCGGTCCTCTGGAGCCAACCAGCCTATGCGAATCGGTCGATCTACTGGCGAAACGACAAGGAATTGGTGAGCTGGTCGTTTGCCAAAGAATGA